The following proteins are encoded in a genomic region of Thiomonas sp. X19:
- the tnpB gene encoding IS66 family insertion sequence element accessory protein TnpB (TnpB, as the term is used for proteins encoded by IS66 family insertion elements, is considered an accessory protein, since TnpC, encoded by a neighboring gene, is a DDE family transposase.), which translates to MLRIEAIWLAVGSSDLRGGMDSLLGLVIARFGSAQPHHAYVFANRRATRLKVLVYDGAGIWLCTRRLQEGRFAWPQDDRGDLHLSEQQWNWLAAGLPWQRMSAHAIAGAIAVV; encoded by the coding sequence ATGCTGCGGATTGAGGCCATCTGGCTGGCCGTGGGCAGCAGTGATCTGCGCGGCGGCATGGACAGCCTGCTGGGGCTGGTCATTGCCCGGTTTGGATCGGCCCAGCCGCACCACGCCTATGTGTTTGCCAACCGCCGCGCCACGCGGCTGAAGGTGCTGGTGTACGACGGGGCGGGGATCTGGCTATGCACGCGCCGACTGCAAGAAGGCCGGTTTGCCTGGCCGCAAGACGACCGGGGTGACCTGCACCTGAGTGAGCAGCAATGGAACTGGCTGGCCGCCGGTCTGCCCTGGCAGCGCATGAGCGCGCACGCCATAGCCGGTGCCATTGCCGTGGTGTAG
- a CDS encoding EAL domain-containing protein, with amino-acid sequence MPRVTDPGTHAQQLAYLRAWRSETIETTTSYAGNPAVADLHDAAQAAGIRSSAAVPLKDAQGHVFAVLILFGRYPGVFETPSARTFLAALGLLVSERQHETSREQRFAPISAERRHALRDRLYRGALELHYQPVVDLRCGKPDLVEALARLRLEDGTLASPAEFLPGFGATELVRLFRDGLHQALTQLQAWDAQGLKLVVSLNLPPAVLIHPDCSTWDP; translated from the coding sequence ATGCCGCGGGTGACCGATCCTGGCACGCACGCCCAGCAACTCGCCTACTTGCGTGCCTGGCGCAGCGAAACAATCGAGACGACGACCAGCTATGCCGGCAACCCCGCCGTGGCCGATCTGCATGACGCCGCCCAGGCCGCCGGCATCCGCAGCAGCGCGGCAGTCCCGCTGAAGGATGCGCAGGGCCATGTGTTCGCCGTGCTGATCCTGTTTGGCCGCTACCCCGGCGTGTTCGAGACCCCCTCGGCGCGAACGTTTCTGGCGGCCCTGGGCCTGCTGGTGAGCGAGCGGCAACATGAGACCTCGCGGGAACAGCGATTCGCGCCGATCTCCGCCGAACGCCGGCATGCGCTGCGGGATCGCCTGTATCGCGGGGCTCTGGAGCTGCACTACCAGCCGGTGGTGGATTTGCGCTGCGGCAAACCCGATCTGGTCGAGGCCCTGGCGCGCCTGCGGCTGGAGGACGGCACGCTGGCCAGTCCCGCGGAGTTCCTGCCCGGATTCGGCGCGACGGAGCTTGTGCGCCTCTTTCGGGATGGATTGCACCAGGCCCTGACCCAGCTTCAAGCTTGGGACGCGCAGGGGTTGAAGCTTGTCGTGAGCCTGAACCTGCCCCCAGCCGTGCTGATCCATCCCGATTGCTCCACCTGGGATCCGTAA
- a CDS encoding outer membrane beta-barrel protein, whose product MKSTKLVMMAISVATILAAPLANASTGFNFGANIAKTTTSGYGNSSDFGFTAGYDLNQSLGLEAGYESLMGYEMTMWSVSGLGRYQLTNHIHLLGRLGLAHWTESPTGRHNASGTDPLLGLGLSYSLTPAMSIRTEYQFVPNSGGLGTSLDTLLIGVNYRF is encoded by the coding sequence ATGAAATCGACGAAGTTAGTTATGATGGCAATATCTGTTGCGACGATTTTAGCCGCCCCATTGGCCAACGCAAGTACTGGGTTTAATTTCGGGGCAAACATTGCAAAAACGACAACCTCTGGATATGGAAATTCATCTGATTTCGGGTTTACGGCCGGTTATGATTTGAATCAATCGTTAGGATTGGAGGCGGGCTACGAATCATTGATGGGCTATGAAATGACGATGTGGAGTGTGAGTGGCCTCGGTCGTTATCAACTTACAAACCATATTCATCTCCTTGGGCGATTGGGCCTGGCACATTGGACCGAGAGCCCGACTGGCAGGCACAACGCAAGCGGAACCGACCCCCTGCTTGGTTTGGGGTTGTCCTATAGCTTGACACCGGCGATGAGCATACGCACCGAATACCAATTTGTACCCAATTCAGGTGGTCTTGGAACAAGTTTGGATACGCTACTCATCGGTGTTAACTATCGTTTCTAA
- a CDS encoding CopD family protein, with the protein MTEGELTRGIARGLHLAGSLSIFGAALFRAVIAPPVLDLVDAAAVRLVNRGIARVVRSSLLVALIAGALWLLLEAVYIGGSSNLEAVFGFVWPVLRETNFGRLLVLRCGLIVLAVLVFGDGAGQRRMGIAALLAGAAAATESALDHGAAMPGSLGIFLWGSTAIHIVAAGAWLGALMPLYCVVDAVPPAAAQDALRRFSPLGVLCVSAIALTALVQGVVLVGGLNGLLFTNYGQVVLVKILLFCLLLCLAGINRYCLTPRLTGPDAAMTQQHLRISIAVEIATGLAVLLAAGILMNLMPGMDRQSMGSG; encoded by the coding sequence ATGACTGAGGGCGAGTTGACTCGCGGCATCGCGCGCGGGCTACATCTGGCAGGTTCTCTTTCGATTTTTGGTGCGGCTCTGTTCCGGGCCGTCATTGCGCCACCCGTCCTGGATCTAGTTGATGCTGCCGCTGTGCGACTCGTGAACCGCGGTATCGCCCGTGTGGTTCGGTCGAGTCTGCTGGTGGCGTTGATCGCCGGCGCGCTCTGGCTGCTGCTGGAGGCCGTTTATATCGGCGGCTCCAGCAATCTCGAGGCCGTGTTCGGCTTCGTCTGGCCCGTCTTACGGGAGACGAATTTCGGACGGCTGTTGGTGCTGCGCTGCGGGCTGATTGTGCTGGCGGTGCTGGTCTTTGGTGATGGTGCGGGGCAGCGCCGGATGGGCATAGCTGCGCTGCTGGCCGGTGCGGCAGCGGCAACTGAATCCGCACTGGATCACGGCGCGGCAATGCCCGGTAGCCTCGGCATATTTCTGTGGGGGAGCACCGCGATCCACATCGTTGCCGCTGGTGCGTGGCTCGGTGCTCTGATGCCGCTCTATTGCGTTGTCGACGCCGTGCCGCCCGCAGCGGCACAGGATGCTTTGCGCCGGTTCTCGCCGCTGGGTGTGCTTTGCGTGTCGGCAATCGCTCTTACCGCGCTGGTGCAGGGCGTCGTGCTGGTCGGCGGGCTCAATGGGCTGTTGTTCACCAACTACGGTCAAGTTGTTTTAGTGAAAATTTTGTTGTTTTGTTTGCTGTTGTGCTTGGCTGGGATCAATCGTTATTGCTTGACGCCACGCCTTACCGGGCCGGACGCAGCGATGACGCAACAGCACCTCCGAATCAGCATCGCGGTCGAAATAGCGACTGGGCTTGCGGTGCTGCTGGCCGCCGGCATCCTGATGAATCTCATGCCGGGAATGGATCGGCAGTCGATGGGGAGTGGTTGA
- a CDS encoding copper resistance protein CopC: MRPIRFAVIATACTFSLMPFAYAHSFPKIEVPPMNGTVKSVPTQVAITFTEELNAHFSGIRVENSKGQRVDTGAGHLAANHLLFTVALKPIGPGTYTVLWHALSDDGHKTHGEYRFTVAP; encoded by the coding sequence ATGCGACCCATTCGTTTCGCCGTGATCGCTACCGCATGCACCTTCTCCCTTATGCCCTTCGCATATGCACACTCCTTCCCGAAGATCGAGGTGCCGCCAATGAACGGCACAGTGAAGAGCGTACCGACACAAGTTGCAATCACCTTCACTGAGGAACTCAATGCGCATTTCAGTGGAATCAGGGTGGAGAACTCGAAAGGCCAGCGTGTTGATACCGGTGCCGGCCACCTCGCCGCGAATCATCTGCTGTTCACTGTCGCGCTGAAGCCGATCGGGCCTGGCACCTATACGGTGCTGTGGCACGCCCTGTCGGACGACGGACATAAGACACACGGAGAATATCGTTTCACCGTCGCGCCCTAA
- a CDS encoding oxidoreductase, which yields MSHWTTADMPDLKNKLAVVTGANSGLGFHTALELARNGAQVVLACRGREKAESAMNAIKVAVPGAQLEFMALDLANLDSIAAFAKAFKTRHQKLDILHNNAGVMALPLVRTKQGFEMQIGTNHLGHFALTGLLLDVLLVASAARVVSTASLAHNWTRSMDFGDLNWERKRYKKWDAYGKSKLANLLFTYELQRRLSKAGARAISVAAHPGYAATNLQFAGPAMEQSALGRLFMQIGNALLAQSAEMGALPQLYAASMPDVRGGEYYGPGRMGGNRGDPKKVGSNQASRNEDSARRLWALSEKLTGVRYLSE from the coding sequence ATGAGCCATTGGACAACGGCCGACATGCCGGATCTGAAGAACAAGCTGGCGGTTGTCACCGGCGCCAACAGCGGCTTGGGGTTTCACACGGCGCTCGAACTGGCGCGCAACGGGGCGCAGGTGGTGCTGGCTTGCCGGGGACGCGAGAAAGCCGAGTCTGCAATGAACGCGATCAAGGTTGCAGTACCCGGTGCGCAGCTCGAGTTCATGGCGCTCGACCTCGCCAATCTCGATTCCATCGCTGCATTTGCGAAGGCTTTCAAAACCAGGCATCAGAAGCTGGATATTCTGCACAACAATGCCGGCGTGATGGCGTTGCCGCTGGTGCGGACCAAGCAAGGCTTCGAGATGCAGATCGGCACCAATCATCTTGGCCATTTTGCTCTTACCGGCCTGCTGCTGGATGTATTGCTGGTGGCCTCTGCCGCCCGCGTGGTCAGCACAGCGAGCCTTGCACACAACTGGACGCGCAGCATGGACTTCGGTGACCTGAACTGGGAGCGCAAGCGCTACAAGAAGTGGGACGCCTATGGCAAGAGCAAGCTGGCGAACCTGCTGTTTACCTACGAGCTGCAGCGGCGCCTGAGCAAGGCGGGGGCCCGGGCGATCAGCGTTGCCGCGCATCCGGGTTACGCCGCCACCAATTTGCAATTTGCCGGCCCGGCGATGGAGCAATCCGCGCTCGGCCGCTTGTTCATGCAGATCGGCAATGCGCTGCTGGCGCAATCCGCCGAAATGGGTGCGTTGCCCCAGCTCTACGCAGCCAGCATGCCGGATGTGCGCGGCGGCGAATACTACGGTCCGGGCCGCATGGGCGGGAATCGCGGCGACCCCAAGAAGGTGGGCTCCAACCAAGCCTCGCGCAATGAAGACTCCGCGCGCCGCCTATGGGCGCTGTCCGAAAAGCTGACCGGCGTGCGCTATCTGAGCGAGTGA
- a CDS encoding enoyl-CoA hydratase/isomerase family protein, translating into MSNDLIIEQNGDAMLLTLNRPQRRNALSMSLSAELVGAFEKARDATDINYLIIKGAGEHFCAGDDITEMPKWGNANDVMRRVRYYQHMANTLEELDKITIAAVDGMAVGGGLEITMACDFVIATERALWGMPEVDVGITPGWGGTTRMARLIGRRMTKEINLIGALHGARRAVDLTLWNRIVPIGALDAEVNHLLEVFRVKNHQAVRQLKFIINRGVECDLYTAQGFEALSGALSGAVNGAWQVPDADQGNGVVDFASKKGKWDQRRPLARNFWVD; encoded by the coding sequence ATGAGCAACGATCTGATCATTGAACAAAACGGTGACGCCATGCTGCTGACGCTGAACCGTCCACAGCGGCGCAATGCGCTGTCCATGTCCTTGTCCGCTGAACTGGTCGGCGCCTTCGAAAAAGCGCGCGACGCCACCGACATCAACTATCTGATCATCAAAGGCGCGGGGGAGCACTTCTGCGCCGGCGACGACATCACCGAAATGCCCAAATGGGGCAATGCCAATGACGTCATGCGCCGCGTGCGCTACTACCAGCACATGGCGAACACGCTGGAGGAGTTGGACAAGATCACCATCGCAGCGGTCGACGGCATGGCCGTTGGCGGCGGCTTGGAGATCACCATGGCCTGCGATTTCGTCATTGCCACTGAGCGGGCTCTCTGGGGCATGCCGGAAGTGGATGTGGGCATTACCCCGGGCTGGGGTGGCACCACGCGCATGGCGCGCCTGATCGGTCGGCGCATGACCAAGGAGATCAACCTGATCGGCGCCTTGCACGGTGCGCGCCGCGCCGTGGATCTCACCCTGTGGAACCGGATCGTGCCGATCGGCGCGCTCGATGCGGAAGTGAATCATCTGTTGGAGGTATTCCGGGTGAAGAATCACCAGGCCGTGAGACAACTGAAATTCATCATCAATCGGGGAGTGGAGTGCGATTTGTACACCGCGCAGGGCTTCGAGGCGCTGTCGGGCGCGCTCTCCGGCGCGGTCAACGGCGCTTGGCAGGTGCCGGATGCGGATCAGGGCAACGGCGTCGTCGATTTCGCCAGCAAGAAGGGCAAGTGGGATCAACGGCGGCCGCTGGCGCGCAATTTCTGGGTCGACTGA
- a CDS encoding helix-turn-helix domain-containing protein, which produces MDSIERVLSQVGDAWTFLILREAFFGVRRFDQFQTTLAAAPNILTDRLKKLVANGLLQRHQYLERPPRFEYGLTEKGVDLYPAIVLLMRWGDRWLDEDKGPPLVLMHRPCGKVSQPVLVCDQCAEPINARDMDWKPGPGAEPSVSAMA; this is translated from the coding sequence GTGGATTCGATCGAGCGGGTGCTGTCGCAGGTTGGCGACGCCTGGACCTTCCTGATCCTGCGGGAAGCGTTTTTTGGCGTGCGCCGCTTCGATCAATTCCAGACCACCCTGGCGGCCGCGCCCAACATCCTGACCGACCGTCTCAAAAAGCTGGTCGCCAACGGCCTGCTACAGAGGCATCAATATCTGGAGCGTCCTCCGCGCTTCGAATACGGGCTGACGGAAAAGGGGGTCGACTTGTACCCAGCTATCGTGCTGCTCATGCGCTGGGGTGACCGCTGGCTGGACGAGGACAAGGGACCACCGTTGGTGTTGATGCACAGGCCCTGCGGCAAGGTGTCACAGCCGGTTTTGGTGTGTGATCAGTGCGCCGAGCCGATCAACGCGCGCGACATGGACTGGAAGCCGGGGCCAGGGGCTGAGCCTTCAGTCTCTGCGATGGCGTAG
- a CDS encoding type II toxin-antitoxin system RelE/ParE family toxin — translation MLPEGRWSASPSSPRRYPSIPLYKIIDWFAQPREMVVHPTYIVFYRVTATSIDMLAVTHARRQSPA, via the coding sequence TTGTTGCCGGAAGGCCGCTGGAGCGCATCACCCAGCTCACCGAGGCGCTACCCGAGCATCCCCCTGTACAAGATCATCGACTGGTTTGCACAGCCGCGGGAGATGGTCGTCCACCCGACCTACATCGTGTTCTACCGCGTGACGGCCACCAGCATCGACATGCTCGCCGTCACCCACGCACGCCGCCAGTCCCCGGCTTGA
- a CDS encoding VOC family protein — MCHDIDASLAFYCALGIEIEESPRGADGIRHARARLPDGFQLEFDNEKLARIYHAAWRRGEGRRHSSSRIIIGIALPTRAAVDQRYAELTAAGYASRQCPFDAFWGQRYAIVTDPDGHDVGLMSPLDETRRTWPPVASPDS; from the coding sequence GTGTGCCACGATATTGATGCCAGCCTGGCGTTCTATTGCGCCTTGGGCATCGAGATCGAGGAATCGCCACGAGGCGCCGACGGCATACGCCACGCCAGGGCACGCTTGCCCGATGGTTTTCAACTGGAATTCGACAACGAGAAACTGGCCCGTATCTACCACGCCGCATGGCGGCGTGGTGAAGGTCGCCGTCATAGCAGCAGCCGGATCATCATCGGCATCGCCCTGCCGACGCGCGCGGCCGTGGATCAACGCTACGCCGAACTCACTGCGGCCGGATACGCAAGCCGGCAATGTCCCTTCGATGCCTTCTGGGGCCAGCGTTATGCCATCGTCACCGACCCAGACGGCCATGATGTCGGGTTGATGAGCCCACTGGATGAGACGCGCCGGACCTGGCCGCCGGTCGCATCGCCAGACTCCTGA
- a CDS encoding cupin domain-containing protein, with the protein MHDDAPSEIDSTFVVFDARNTATPVDATLGFWDELTNRFGDFSGKLLVSSFHFEQDWPTWECHPHGDEWIGLLSGDFDLRMDLPEGQRTVRLHKPGSFVIVPRGIWHTAKVRAPSAALFVTPGQGTLTQPAAQHEAARSASAGAISTASPPALHSYAAPGSVESRVPRY; encoded by the coding sequence ATGCACGACGACGCCCCATCCGAGATCGACTCGACCTTCGTGGTCTTCGATGCACGGAATACGGCCACCCCGGTCGACGCCACCCTGGGTTTCTGGGATGAACTGACCAACCGATTCGGCGACTTCTCCGGCAAGCTACTGGTGTCCAGCTTTCACTTCGAGCAGGACTGGCCGACTTGGGAATGCCACCCCCATGGCGACGAATGGATCGGCCTGCTCAGCGGCGACTTTGATCTGCGCATGGATCTGCCTGAAGGACAGCGCACCGTGCGCCTGCATAAACCCGGCTCCTTCGTCATCGTGCCCAGGGGAATCTGGCATACCGCCAAGGTCAGGGCGCCGAGTGCCGCGCTGTTCGTCACGCCCGGCCAGGGCACGCTGACGCAGCCAGCCGCGCAGCACGAAGCAGCGCGATCGGCCTCAGCCGGGGCCATAAGCACAGCATCGCCGCCAGCGCTTCATTCATACGCTGCGCCTGGATCAGTTGAATCTCGTGTGCCACGATATTGA
- a CDS encoding desulfoferrodoxin family protein, whose protein sequence is MLTAITTERNQTLSFLVSKPKDILMQRRQFVATSLATAAAAVTLPRVTQAAELGTSLENVVFTAADPGHWKAVEIPHVPILEVKGDMLHVQTPHPMTKPHFIVSHTVVLGDGTFLSRKTFDWHDQSVSVHKLPAGYKGKLRVTSTCNLHDLWLKDMTI, encoded by the coding sequence TTGCTGACAGCCATTACCACAGAGCGCAATCAGACTCTGTCTTTTCTTGTTTCAAAACCCAAGGATATTCTCATGCAACGCCGTCAATTTGTTGCCACATCGCTGGCCACCGCTGCCGCTGCTGTCACCCTGCCACGTGTTACCCAAGCGGCAGAGCTTGGCACATCACTGGAAAACGTGGTGTTTACCGCGGCCGATCCGGGGCACTGGAAAGCTGTGGAAATCCCGCATGTTCCCATCCTGGAAGTGAAGGGCGACATGCTGCATGTCCAAACCCCGCACCCCATGACCAAGCCACATTTCATCGTCAGCCACACCGTGGTGCTCGGTGATGGGACTTTCCTCAGCCGCAAAACCTTCGACTGGCATGACCAGTCCGTGTCCGTTCACAAATTGCCTGCGGGCTACAAAGGCAAACTCCGGGTCACCAGCACCTGCAATCTGCACGACTTGTGGTTGAAAGACATGACGATTTAA
- a CDS encoding cytochrome c: MKTHQSIFAFGVVTTAAFGLAALLASSPAQAITLQTKSINLPTSTRVFPGDSAGAKAANSYCLMCHSVGMVMNQPDLGKAAWLVEVNKMKNAFKAPIPEDQVAVIAGYLDSIKGKK, translated from the coding sequence ATGAAAACGCATCAAAGCATCTTTGCCTTCGGCGTAGTGACCACCGCCGCCTTCGGCCTCGCTGCCTTACTGGCCAGCAGCCCAGCGCAGGCGATCACCCTGCAGACCAAAAGCATCAACCTACCCACCAGCACCCGTGTGTTTCCAGGCGACTCGGCCGGCGCCAAGGCCGCCAACAGTTACTGCCTGATGTGCCACTCGGTCGGCATGGTGATGAACCAGCCCGATCTGGGCAAGGCCGCCTGGCTGGTGGAGGTCAACAAGATGAAGAACGCCTTCAAGGCGCCCATTCCCGAGGACCAGGTTGCCGTCATCGCAGGCTATCTGGACAGCATCAAGGGCAAGAAATAA
- a CDS encoding molybdopterin-dependent oxidoreductase, with product MSHNESLRKVFDRRAFLSTGALGLGSVAFARSALAKSIELPLPGGPDRRDITTAWPGKGPMILQRTRPPLLETPWSVFDKGVFTPVDQFYTRWHWADIPTHIDPKTFTVTMSGHVNQELKFTVFDLMRKFKHVELAAVNQCSGNSRGYFQPRVAGGEWSNGAMGNARWVGVRLKDVLDAAGVKPGAVQVQFEGAERPVIPTAPNLKKSLAVDHARDGEVMIAWEINGQSLPLINGFPFRLIVPGWYATYWTKSLQHIRVLDHEDTNFWMHPAYTIPDNWPQANMTPGEKDVKFVPINKMVPRSFVTNLTTGAKVPAGRPELVRGIAFGGDTGVKMVELSIDGGKTWMPTQLSKDYGKYSFRQWTTHVKLDKGDQNLMVRCTNSDGLQQPMTPNWNPGGFMRNVVESTTVMAV from the coding sequence ATGAGTCATAATGAGAGCCTTCGCAAAGTATTCGACCGCCGTGCCTTTTTAAGCACCGGCGCCTTGGGGCTTGGTTCTGTTGCCTTCGCCCGCAGTGCATTGGCCAAAAGCATCGAGCTGCCGTTGCCTGGAGGGCCTGATCGCCGAGACATCACGACGGCGTGGCCCGGCAAGGGCCCCATGATTTTGCAGCGCACCCGACCGCCGTTGCTGGAGACGCCATGGTCGGTGTTCGACAAGGGCGTGTTCACCCCGGTCGACCAGTTCTACACCCGCTGGCACTGGGCTGACATTCCCACCCATATCGATCCCAAAACTTTCACCGTGACGATGAGCGGGCATGTGAACCAGGAACTCAAGTTCACCGTGTTCGACCTCATGCGCAAGTTCAAGCATGTGGAACTGGCGGCGGTGAACCAGTGCTCCGGCAATTCGCGTGGCTACTTCCAGCCGCGCGTGGCCGGCGGCGAGTGGAGCAATGGCGCCATGGGCAATGCCCGCTGGGTGGGCGTGCGGCTCAAGGACGTCCTCGATGCCGCTGGCGTCAAGCCGGGTGCGGTGCAGGTGCAGTTCGAGGGCGCCGAGCGGCCTGTCATCCCGACAGCACCGAATCTCAAGAAGTCGCTGGCGGTTGATCACGCCCGCGACGGTGAGGTGATGATCGCCTGGGAGATCAACGGTCAATCCCTGCCGCTGATCAACGGCTTTCCTTTTCGTCTCATCGTCCCCGGCTGGTACGCCACGTACTGGACCAAGTCACTTCAGCACATCAGAGTCCTGGACCACGAGGACACCAATTTCTGGATGCATCCGGCCTACACCATTCCCGACAACTGGCCGCAGGCGAACATGACGCCGGGCGAGAAGGACGTGAAGTTCGTGCCCATCAACAAAATGGTGCCGCGCTCCTTCGTCACCAATCTCACGACGGGCGCGAAGGTGCCGGCGGGCCGGCCCGAACTGGTGCGCGGCATCGCCTTCGGTGGCGACACCGGGGTGAAGATGGTGGAGCTGTCGATCGACGGCGGCAAGACCTGGATGCCGACCCAACTCAGCAAGGACTACGGCAAATACAGCTTCCGCCAATGGACCACGCATGTGAAGCTGGACAAAGGCGACCAGAACCTGATGGTTCGTTGCACCAATAGCGACGGCCTGCAGCAGCCCATGACGCCGAACTGGAACCCGGGCGGCTTCATGCGCAATGTGGTCGAGTCCACCACCGTGATGGCCGTTTGA
- a CDS encoding IS1380-like element ISCARN34 family transposase: MGFGFRVKQLDYDLTPVAGLALVGHHLKRLDPLFKRLDAQWPCRGGLPPSTLMRSYVGLLAQSKSDFDAIEGFRGDRFFQEALGLVGVPSSPTLRQRLDAQAALWFDFTSQAIEALLRKSQPDYGLLPCGHVPLDIDTFAMDNSGTAKDGVSRTYAGVDGYCPLAAYLGTHGFCLEFALRPGAQHSASETTYNLETAVPMAQRLSTAGPKAPILVRMDAGFCSAALMADMQRCNRPGLPRVDVLIKWNPRKTDPLEVLRRQELEGGLLWQHPRAGKRVAVWEVAVQVEGIAHRLRRIVRITERTVDARGQQFLVPEIILEGWTTSLPKAISAEAIIDLYAGHATHEQFHAEFKTDMDLERLPSGKFDTNDLVCQLAALTMNVLRLMGQQGLLGPHAPVRHAARRRRLKTVIQELVIRAARVINHGGRLWLGLGANDKAARAFCDLHAQFAASG, encoded by the coding sequence ATGGGGTTTGGATTTCGCGTCAAGCAACTCGACTATGACCTGACGCCGGTGGCCGGTCTGGCCCTTGTCGGTCATCACCTCAAGCGCCTCGATCCTCTGTTCAAACGCCTGGATGCCCAGTGGCCTTGCCGCGGCGGACTGCCGCCCAGCACACTGATGCGCAGCTATGTTGGCTTGCTCGCGCAGAGCAAGAGCGACTTCGATGCCATCGAAGGCTTTCGAGGCGATCGTTTCTTCCAGGAGGCGCTGGGTCTGGTGGGTGTGCCGTCCTCGCCCACCCTGCGCCAGCGCCTGGATGCGCAGGCCGCCCTGTGGTTTGACTTCACCTCCCAGGCGATTGAAGCGCTGCTGCGCAAGAGCCAACCGGACTATGGTCTTTTGCCTTGCGGTCATGTGCCGCTGGACATCGACACCTTCGCGATGGACAACTCGGGCACAGCCAAGGATGGGGTGAGCCGCACCTACGCGGGGGTCGATGGCTACTGCCCGCTGGCGGCCTACCTGGGCACGCATGGGTTTTGCCTGGAGTTCGCCCTACGTCCGGGCGCGCAGCACTCGGCTTCGGAGACGACCTACAACCTCGAGACGGCCGTGCCCATGGCGCAGCGCCTGTCGACCGCAGGCCCCAAGGCGCCGATTCTCGTGCGCATGGATGCGGGGTTTTGCTCGGCCGCCTTGATGGCCGACATGCAGCGCTGCAACAGGCCAGGACTGCCCCGGGTCGATGTTCTGATCAAGTGGAATCCCCGCAAGACCGATCCTCTGGAGGTCTTGCGACGGCAGGAACTGGAAGGGGGTTTGTTGTGGCAGCATCCGCGCGCAGGCAAGCGCGTGGCGGTTTGGGAGGTGGCCGTGCAGGTCGAAGGCATCGCCCATCGCCTGCGCCGCATTGTGCGCATCACGGAGCGCACCGTCGATGCCCGTGGCCAGCAGTTTTTGGTCCCCGAGATCATCTTGGAGGGCTGGACGACAAGCTTGCCCAAGGCCATCAGCGCCGAGGCGATCATCGACCTGTACGCCGGGCACGCTACGCACGAGCAGTTCCATGCGGAATTCAAAACCGACATGGATCTGGAGCGACTGCCCTCGGGGAAGTTCGACACGAACGATCTTGTCTGCCAGCTTGCGGCCCTGACGATGAACGTGCTGCGCCTCATGGGGCAGCAAGGGCTGCTGGGGCCGCATGCACCGGTGCGCCATGCGGCCAGGCGACGGCGTCTGAAGACTGTGATCCAGGAACTTGTCATCCGCGCAGCACGCGTGATCAACCATGGCGGGCGGCTGTGGTTGGGACTGGGCGCCAACGACAAGGCAGCCCGTGCCTTTTGCGATCTGCATGCGCAGTTCGCCGCCAGCGGCTGA
- a CDS encoding DsrE family protein, giving the protein MHKQDWGRLARHTLLAAGMAVGGMALAHAANPSMLRDFKFDHPTFVHKLPFAQYNLVLQISEANPALWNLTLNNAQNVLDYFGQDKARIVIVAYGPGLKVLLKNSPLAARIASEDAEGIEFDACHVTMEAMAKQLGHMPELVPQAVVVPGGVVRIMQLEKDGFAYLKP; this is encoded by the coding sequence ATGCATAAGCAAGATTGGGGGCGCCTGGCGCGCCACACCCTGCTGGCTGCAGGGATGGCGGTTGGCGGCATGGCGCTGGCGCATGCCGCCAACCCGTCCATGCTGAGGGACTTCAAATTCGACCACCCCACCTTCGTGCACAAGCTGCCGTTTGCGCAGTACAACCTGGTCCTGCAGATCAGCGAGGCCAACCCCGCGTTGTGGAACCTCACGCTGAACAATGCGCAGAACGTGCTCGATTATTTTGGGCAAGACAAAGCGCGCATTGTGATCGTGGCGTATGGGCCGGGTCTGAAAGTACTTTTGAAGAACAGTCCCTTGGCCGCCCGCATTGCATCCGAAGACGCCGAAGGCATTGAGTTCGACGCCTGCCACGTCACCATGGAGGCGATGGCCAAGCAGCTTGGGCACATGCCTGAACTGGTGCCGCAAGCCGTGGTCGTGCCGGGGGGCGTGGTACGCATCATGCAATTAGAGAAAGATGGCTTTGCTTATCTCAAACCTTAA